A window from Kluyveromyces lactis strain NRRL Y-1140 chromosome E complete sequence encodes these proteins:
- a CDS encoding uncharacterized protein (no similarity) yields MPQDMPNFSHELCNRREALPSEFTMTYYREVVNDHGTFRGMYDPSEDTLDIIESPSFENASKLSLRRILHCLSPRSHRVIRGPGIHKFRVWLNKKPILSSPESLDSESHFIDEASDSCHYEPFRTVPLPRRNKHRTKITEYSHSLRQTVRQWFHHDLTSQNQTSKNYHHLDESTMDSAYSNSTLADGLVDYKTKRQTYSPTQTFDGPTALM; encoded by the coding sequence atgccGCAAGACATGCCAAACTTTTCTCATGAACTCTGTAATAGAAGAGAAGCACTGCCATCTGAATTTACCATGACCTATTATCGAGAAGTTGTGAACGATCATGGTACATTCCGTGGAATGTACGATCCCTCTGAAGACACATTGGATATCATCGAATCGCCTAGTTTTGAGAACGCTAGCAAACTATCGCTAAGAAGAATCTTACACTGCTTGTCACCACGGTCTCATAGAGTAATAAGAGGTCCAGGAATTCACAAATTCCGAGTATGGCTCAATAAGAAACCAATACTTTCTTCTCCGGAGTCCTTAGATTCAGAATCCCATTTCATAGACGAAGCGTCAGATAGTTGCCATTACGAACCATTCAGAACCGTCCCTTTACctagaagaaataaacACCGTACTAAAATCACTGAATATAGCCACAGTTTGAGGCAGACGGTACGGCAATGGTTTCACCATGATTTAACTTCGCAAAACCAAACGTCAAAAAACTATCATCATCTAGACGAGTCTACGATGGATAGTGCATATTCCAATTCCACATTGGCTGATGGACTTGTAGATTATAAGACGAAACGTCAAACATATTCACCGACACAAACCTTCGATGGACCAACAGCACTTATGTAA
- a CDS encoding uncharacterized protein (conserved hypothetical protein), producing MSTQHIFDPVTDTEIRTTSKLLKDLNGDAKLHFLQIDRLDPPKDKAIQYLNIERYGGGKLPYIPRRTYAYYYINDKMPLFKAIVNVSENHVICNVETPEGTIGPLLPEDMAKAEEASLKHPAVLAEIAKLKLDQASYNHANLGKLSYKVVSEPWMYGTDSPNDKTPMLQCYMYLKLDHPDANHYSVPLRFSPVFEYLSLKFVRMDYLPSGADELYIKETLPFKAIPTVEYHPDVIENFQEREGLKPLLIQQPEGASFNVDGTKITWQGWEFRVATNCREGFALYDVHFKGRSLIYRGSLEEMTVPYLDSRAPYHRKQAFDLGDCGFGNTANSLALGCHCLGVIKYLDTTRADADGSPVLIPSTICMHEQDYGLLFLHQNYRTGSTVATRRREFVIQTIATVANYEYIINLIFDQAGAITVQVRATGILSTMPNDEGCVTDWATPVGPGVTAAFHQHLLSFRFDMRLDGDKNTVVYDDYLPMEENTALNPYNIGATQKRTFVEKSGSIDQSPFTNRTYKVINENSINPVTKKPVGYKFEMPAKQMILASKDSYNVKRAHFATKQIWVTKYAEDRMYAAGEFTNQSTEDTGLKVWADGSESVRNTDIVVWPTLALTHPPVTEQFPVMTSDFLQFLITPASFFDRNPALDVPLANNNFNKSVYYEDANKADGKPSSECCKM from the coding sequence ATGTCAACACAACACATTTTTGACCCAGTTACCGATACTGAGATCAGAACCACTTCCaagcttttgaaagatttgaacGGTGATGCCAAGTTGCACTTCCTTCAAATCGACAGATTGGATCCTCCAAAGGACAAGGCTATTCAATACTTGAACATTGAACGTTACGGCGGTGGTAAATTGCCATACATCCCAAGAAGAACATATGCTTATTACTACATCAATGACAAGATGCCTTTGTTCAAGGCAATCGTTAACGTCAGTGAAAACCACGTGATCTGTAATGTCGAAACCCCAGAAGGTACCATTGGTCCATTGTTGCCAGAAGACATGGCCAAGGCAGAAGAAGCATCCCTAAAGCATCCAGCAGTGCTCGCAGAAATTGCCAAGTTGAAGCTAGACCAAGCTTCCTACAACCACGCAAACTTGGGTAAATTAAGTTACAAAGTCGTCTCAGAACCATGGATGTACGGTACTGATTCTCCAAATGATAAGACCCCAATGCTACAATGTTACATGTACTTGAAACTAGACCATCCCGATGCTAACCATTACTCCGTGCCATTGAGGTTTTCACCAGTTTTCGAATACTtgtctttgaaatttgtTAGAATGGATTATTTACCTTCTGGTGCTGATGAACTATacatcaaagaaactttACCATTCAAGGCAATCCCAACTGTCGAATACCACCCAGACGTCATCGAGAACTTCCAGGAACGTGAAGGCTTGAAACCATTACTCATCCAACAACCTGAAGGTGCCTCTTTCAACGTTGACGGTACAAAGATCACTTGGCAAGGTTGGGAATTTAGAGTCGCTACGAACTGTAGGGAAGGTTTCGCGTTGTATGATGTTCACTTCAAGGGCAGATCCTTGATCTATCGTGGAAGTCTCGAAGAGATGACCGTTCCGTACCTTGACAGTCGCGCTCCGTACCACAGGAAGCAAGCCTTCGATCTAGGTGATTGTGGGTTCGGTAACACTGCGAATTCTTTGGCTTTAGGCTGCCATTGTTTGGGtgttatcaaatatttggaTACAACAAGAGCCGACGCAGATGGTAGTCCAGTTTTGATTCCATCAACCATCTGTATGCACGAACAAGACTACGGTTTGCTATTCTTGCACCAGAACTACAGAACTGGTTCTACTGTTGCaaccagaagaagagaatttGTCATTCAAACAATCGCAACCGTCGCTAACTATGAATATATCATCAACTTGATCTTCGATCAAGCTGGTGCCATTACAGTGCAAGTTAGAGCCACCGGTATTTTATCCACTATGCCAAATGATGAGGGATGTGTGACCGATTGGGCCACTCCAGTTGGCCCAGGCGTTACCGCAGCCTTCCACCAACATTTACTTTCATTCAGATTCGATATGAGATTGGACGGTGATAAGAACACCGTTGTGTACGATGACTACTTGCCAATGGAAGAGAACACAGCTCTAAATCCATATAACATTGGTGCCACTCAAAAGAGAacttttgttgaaaaatcgGGTTCCATCGATCAATCTCCATTCACTAATAGAACATATAAGGTGATTAACGAAAACTCAATCAACCCGGTAACTAAGAAGCCAGTCGGTTACAAGTTCGAAATGCCAGCTAAACAAATGATCTTGGCTTCTAAGGATTCATACAACGTTAAGAGAGCTCACTTCGCAACTAAACAAATTTGGGTCACCAAGTACGCAGAAGACAGAATGTATGCAGCTGGTGAATTCACTAACCAGTCGACCGAAGACACCGGTCTAAAGGTTTGGGCAGATGGGTCTGAAAGCGTTAGAAACACAGACATCGTTGTTTGGCCAACTTTGGCTCTAACACATCCTCCGGTCACTGAACAATTCCCAGTGATGACATCTGATTTCTTGCAATTCTTGATCACTCCAGCTTCGTTCTTCGACCGTAACCCAGCTCTAGATGTCCCACTTGCAAACAACAACTTCAACAAGTCTGTATATTATGAAGATGCTAACAAGGCGGACGGCAAGCCATCGTCCGAGTGTTGTAAGATGTAG
- a CDS encoding uncharacterized protein (similar to uniprot|Q04304 Saccharomyces cerevisiae YMR090W Hypothetical ORF), with translation MKVAVIGANGKVGRLVCDKLKKVDNYDPVAFVRTEEQVKYFKNEVGIDVTLTSVEDSTVGQIAEAFKKHKIEAVVFSAGAGGKSIERIFTVDLDGCCKVADACEEANISRFIVVSAIKAEDRTFWYDTALRNYYIAKNAADHYVRGTNLNYTILQPGMLETGKSTGKLCTLDLLETKKDSFFAIDRDDVAEVIVKILQHDKGTICKTIPLANGGLAIEDFLKTLYE, from the coding sequence ATGAAGGTTGCTGTGATTGGTGCTAATGGTAAAGTCGGTAGACTCGTTTGTGACAAATTAAAAAAGGTTGATAATTATGATCCGGTTGCTTTTGTTCGTACTGAAGAGCAagtgaaatatttcaagaatgaaGTTGGCATTGACGTTACATTAACCAGTGTTGAGGATAGTACAGTTGGTCAGATTGCCgaagctttcaaaaagCATAAAATTGAAGCTGTTGTATTCAGTGCCGGAGCAGGTGGTAAGAgcattgaaagaatatttACAGTTGATTTAGATGGATGCTGCAAAGTAGCAGACGCCTGCGAGGAGGCCAATATTTCCAGGTTCATCGTAGTTTCTGCTATAAAGGCAGAAGACCGTACTTTCTGGTATGACACTGCTTTGCGTAATTACTACATTGCTAAAAACGCTGCAGATCATTACGTGAGAGGAACCAACCTAAACTATACAATCTTACAGCCAGGGATGTTGGAAACCGGCAAGTCAACTGGTAAATTATGTACCTTGGATCTTCTTgagacaaagaaagattcaTTTTTCGCTATTGACCGTGATGATGTTGCTGAAGTGATTGtcaaaattcttcaacatgATAAAGGAACGATTTGCAAGACAATCCCTTTGGCCAACGGTGGTCTAGCGATagaagatttcttgaaaacgCTATATGAATGA
- the SEC11 gene encoding signal peptidase complex catalytic subunit SEC11 (highly similar to uniprot|P15367 Saccharomyces cerevisiae YIR022W SEC11 18kDa catalytic subunit of the Signal Peptidase Complex (SPC Spc1p Spc2p Spc3p and Sec11p) which cleaves the signal sequence of proteins targeted to the endoplasmic reticulum), producing MNLRLELTRFLSLGYVLSSSFMFWMGLSLFTDCHSPIVVVLSGSMEPAFQRGDILFLWNRNEKNNVGDVVVYEVAGKSIPIVHRVLKQHYDRSTGEQLLLTKGDNNNGDDVPLYARGNYYLNKTKDVVGTVKGYIPQLGYVTIWISENKYAKFGLLGLLALSSLISSED from the coding sequence ATGAACTTGAGGCTAGAATTGACTAGGTTTTTGTCTTTGGGATACGTTCTTTCCAGTTCGTTTATGTTTTGGATGGGGCTATCTCTATTTACAGATTGTCATTCTCCAATCGTTGTTGTCCTTTCGGGATCCATGGAACCTGCTTTCCAAAGAGGTgatattttgttcttgtggAACAGGAACGAGAAGAATAATGTGGGTGATGTGGTTGTGTATGAAGTTGCCGGGAAATCTATACCAATTGTTCACAGAGTATTAAAACAACATTATGATCGCTCCACCGGAGAGCAGCTATTGCTAACAAAGGGTGATAATAACAATGGTGATGATGTACCATTGTATGCTAGAGGTAATTACTACTTGAACAAGACCAAAGACGTTGTAGGGACAGTCAAAGGATATATACCACAGTTGGGTTACGTAACGATATGGATCTCTGAAAACAAATATGCCAAATTTGGCCTTCTAGGTCTCTTGGCACTTTCTTCGTTGATAAGTAGTGAGGATTAG
- the CAB3 gene encoding phosphopantothenoylcysteine decarboxylase complex subunit CAB3 (some similarities with uniprot|P36076 Saccharomyces cerevisiae YKL088W Protein required for cell viability), which yields MPEGVTGDSVKPVSILTNRSNSNTSTVSDAGEGRNVSLGKIEEISGRCGPARHPNYEPVNGHDYVNPQKLIQKLQLVTKSSEKEGERDSDRDVLGERREQGGSHGPLRTPLTATSVSFTVPEHQDKVIAHRLSISTRPSSTKLGTPTTVASSSEAPPTITPVNSISSTTREPDTGHVTNTSTAATNTANTSGAGSSRQNSVHIPGDFIYFEAKPNNGTRNGGDGAVSPKMTGVLDRELSPSATSLDYNDPIAAVAAKKATTKKRISEEEPHVPFTELFQKEDDEKVHILIGATGSVATIKVPMIIDKLFKIYGEDKVSIQLVLTKHAEHFLKGAKINKEVKIWRDEDEWYGFKRMGDPVLHTELRKWADIFVIAPLSANTLAKLANGICDNLLTCLLRSWKSNVPVMLAPAMNTFMYIHPVTKKHLKMLQEDYPYIEVLKPVEKVLVCGDIGMGGMREWNEIVEIITKRLHLILGETKEDEDRDEEGRDEDEDEDEDEDEDEDEDEDEDEDEDEDEDEDDDDDDDLYEEETRSQEDQTSKKSK from the coding sequence ATGCCTGAAGGAGTGACGGGGGACTCTGTGAAGCCAGTATCCATCTTGACTAACCGGTCAAACTCCAATACCAGCACTGTTTCCGATGCTGGTGAAGGAAGAAATGTAAGTTTAGGCAAGATAGAAGAGATTTCTGGACGCTGTGGACCAGCTAGACACCCAAATTATGAACCTGTGAACGGTCACGATTATGTGAATCCCCAGAAGCTTATTCAAAAGTTGCAGTTGGTGACTAAGTCTTCTGAGAAAGAAGGCGAAAGGGATTCAGACAGAGATGTACTTGGTGAGAGAAGAGAACAAGGAGGATCACATGGACCGTTAAGGACACCCTTGACTGCAACATCAGTATCATTCACGGTTCCCGAGCATCAGGATAAAGTCATTGCGCATAGGCTTTCTATTTCCACAAGACCCTCATCGACCAAATTGGGCACTCCAACCACAGTAGCCTCTTCTAGCGAAGCTCCTCCCACCATCACACCAGTGAATTCTATCAGTTCCACAACTCGTGAACCGGACACGGGTCATGTTACCAACACGTCAACGGCGGCTACTAATACTGCCAATACTTCTGGAGCTGGATCATCTCGTCAGAACTCTGTGCACATACCTGGTGATTTCATCTATTTCGAAGCTAAACCAAATAACGGGACGCGCAACGGTGGTGATGGCGCAGTGTCCCCTAAAATGACAGGTGTCCTGGACCGTGAACTATCACCCTCTGCCACGTCTCTTGATTATAATGACCCCATCGCTGCCGTCGCCGCCAAGAAGGCTACTACCAAGAAACGAATCAGTGAAGAGGAACCACACGTTCCTTTTACCgaattgtttcaaaaaGAGGATGATGAAAAAGTACATATTCTAATAGGTGCAACGGGGTCTGTCGCCACCATTAAGGTACCGATGATCATCGAtaaattgttcaagataTATGGGGAAGACAAAGTGTCGATCCAGCTAGTACTTACGAAACACGCGGAACATTTCTTGAAAGGTGCCAAGATCAACAAAGAGGTCAAGATATGGagagatgaagacgaaTGGTATGGGTTCAAAAGAATGGGAGATCCCGTATTGCACACGGAACTTAGAAAATGGGCTGATATCTTCGTAATAGCTCCGCTAAGTGCGAATACCTTGGCTAAACTAGCCAACGGTATATGTGATAACTTATTGACGTGTTTGCTACGATCCTGGAAATCGAACGTACCGGTGATGCTCGCGCCAGCGATGAACACATTTATGTATATTCATCCTGTGACGAAAAAgcatttgaaaatgttacAAGAAGATTATCCATATATAGAGGTGTTAAAACCGGTAGAGAAGGTTTTAGTATGTGGTGACATCGGAATGGGAGGTATGAGAGAATGGAATGAGATTGTCGAAATCATTACGAAGAGACTTCATCTAATACTGGGAGAAACCAAGGAAGATGAGGACCGTGATGAAGAGGGACGTGATGAGGAcgaagatgaggatgaagatgaggatgaggatgaagatgaggatgaagatgaagatgaagatgaagatgaagatgaggatgaggatgatgacGACGACGATGATCTTTACGAGGAAGAAACTAGATCTCAGGAAGATCAAACATCCAAGAAAAGTAAATGA
- the PRP40 gene encoding snoRNA-splicing protein PRP40 (similar to uniprot|P33203 Saccharomyces cerevisiae YKL012W PRP40 U1 snRNP protein involved in splicing interacts with the branchpoint-binding protein during the formation of the second commitment complex), with the protein MSWQETKDPQGRVYYYNDTGQTTWEKPEELFTEFERKLLKYGWKTALAEDGRVYYYKSDTGETTWNVPVFENDDNRDERSIPTKSSGKAGQPDTASAADTNSTQVESGKDVDVQKILKDSENKYKNESELLVVRKAPSKEEAEKVFLQMLQDNEVDSTWSFNRIIREIGNKDPHYWIIDDDPLWKQSMFDKFLSNRTESELIKEHQHLEKFEQAFIEMLEKLPNIRYYSRWKTIKRQIMNEPIYKHSVIDEKQKKRTFQRYISSLQHEHEAQHTKVRNEALKELNLYFVSISDDIDPSNLPWSKFATKYLWGSPRFDSNKNFVSITRSDVFKIYITFVESKMAELKTEMEGLRSKNFRSDRRARDQYKALLDELSPYIKCNSTWKDIYPLLKSDRRFTNLLGRDGSSALDLFLDRVDEAELVLKAKCSVANQVIISKGLDFDHNSSDEIRNLLQHNTHLKDMLPEDIEMVLLRLKEIHGRRKQEAWQRELELQLATPEARNFEVKLEAICSEKRLNNWEDVLKEIKDDALYQSLPKDLGKMIFEKLIQKGFQSKKRHLEERKSTPTLDLDY; encoded by the coding sequence atgtcCTGGCAAGAGACCAAAGATCCTCAAGGAAGAGTCTATTATTATAATGATACAGGACAGACCACTTGGGAAAAACCAGAAGAGCTATTCACCGAGTTTGAAAGGAAGCTGCTGAAATATGGTTGGAAAACTGCTCTTGCAGAGGATGGTAGGGTTTATTATTACAAGTCAGACACAGGAGAGACTACGTGGAACGTGCCGGTTTTTGAGAACGATGATAACCGTGATGAGAGAAGTATACCAACCAAATCGTCTGGCAAAGCTGGGCAACCGGATACTGCATCGGCAGCTGACACCAACTCTACACAGGTAGAAAGTGGAAAAGATGTAGATGTAcaaaaaatcttgaaagatAGCGAGAACAAATACAAAAACGAATCAGAACTTTTGGTTGTACGAAAGGCTCCATCAAAGGAAGAAGCCGAGAAGGTGTTTTTGCAAATGTTACAAGATAACGAAGTGGATTCTACATGGTCGTTCAATAGGATTATTCGCGAAATTGGGAACAAAGATCCGCATTATTGGATCATAGATGATGACCCATTGTGGAAACAATCAATGTTTGACAAGTTCTTGTCGAACAGAACAGAATCGGAGTTGATTAAAGAGCATcaacatttggaaaaattcGAACAGGCCTTTATAGAAATGCTTGAGAAATTGCCCAACATTCGTTACTATTCGCGTTGGAAAACTATCAAGAGGCAGATAATGAATGAACCTATTTACAAGCATTCTGTCATTGatgagaaacagaaaaagCGTACGTTCCAAAGGTACATATCTTCATTACAGCATGAACACGAAGCACAGCATACCAAAGTTAGAAACGAGGCattaaaagaattgaatctGTATTTTGTTAGCATATCCGATGATATTGACCCCAGCAACTTACCATGGAGCAAATTCGCTACAAAATATCTATGGGGATCACCAAGATTCGATTCAAATAAGAACTTCGTATCAATTACAAGGAgtgatgttttcaaaatttaCATTACCTTTGTTGAGTCAAAGATGGCTGAACTCAAAACGGAAATGGAAGGTTTGCGTTCTAAGAATTTCAGATCAGATAGAAGGGCAAGAGACCAATACAAAGCTCTTCTCGACGAATTATCACCATACATTAAATGTAACAGTACATGGAAAGATATATAtccattgttgaaaagtgaTAGGAGATTTACGAACTTGCTTGGAAGAGACGGATCATCGGCATTGGATTTATTTCTTGATAGAGTTGATGAAGCCGAACTAGTTTTGAAAGCCAAATGTTCGGTAGCGAATCAAGTAATTATCTCAAAGGGTTTAGATTTTGATCACAATTCTTCCGATGAGATTCGAAACTTGCTACAGCATAATACACATCTAAAGGATATGCTGCCTGAAGACATTGAGATGGTACTACTTcgtttgaaagaaattcatGGGAGAAGGAAACAAGAGGCATGGCAGCGTGAATTAGAACTACAGTTAGCAACACCTGAAGCAAGGAATTTCGAAGTAAAATTGGAAGCAATATGTTCTGAGAAGAGATTAAATAATTGGGAAGATGTACTCAAAGAGATTAAAGACGATGCATTATACCAAAGCCTACCGAAAGATCTCGGTAAAATGATATTCGAAAAGCTCATTCAGAAAGGATTCCAATCTAAAAAGAGACATTTGGAAGAACGCAAGTCCACTCCAACGTTAGATTTGGATTATTAG
- the CCE1 gene encoding cruciform cutting endonuclease (weakly similar to uniprot|Q03702 Saccharomyces cerevisiae YKL011C CCE1 cruciform cutting endonuclease), with protein MSKLKVLNKYLDGIKSYELKSLGLMLGSIQTGTKKQLKEGLNEQMVKLNTLLKLKDSKSGLKVMGIDLGIANFAFTTFHWDKGMERPMLKEMYKVQLAGDFVNLNEGEITPPLRPEVMATLGLNLANWLTRFSCNAYFIERQRSRSASSSTILENILKVMILEYVLYSNLQNRIVSESLPIHLFPSLPKRMVDFTCSGIPIEELIKAHSIQKREKSKSKLNPTSNVLSKKVRIALCRSLIYDQISGKERQFFKFDLDPDFKEILDGYEGDKSSVNFYEISKGSAMDLDFRQRNKNDDLCDSLLHGFVWLEWLANYNTLLKFVDKHANYTTASQDQFQQLIKDFVTSHDSFMSNVIKSI; from the coding sequence ATGAGTAAGTTGAAGGTATTGAACAAGTATCTAGATGGGATCAAAAGTTATGAGCTGAAAAGTCTTGGACTCATGTTGGGTTCAATTCAAACAGGCACTAAAAAGCAGTTGAAAGAAGGTCTGAATGAACAAATGGTCAAGCTAAACACTTTGCTTAAGCTTAAGGACTCCAAGAGTGGATTAAAAGTTATGGGTATTGATTTGGGGATTGCAAATTTTGCATTCACTACCTTTCATTGGGATAAAGGAATGGAAAGACCgatgttgaaagagatgTACAAGGTCCAATTGGCAGGTGATTTCGTGAATTTGAACGAAGGTGAGATCACACCACCATTACGTCCGGAGGTAATGGCAACATTGGGTCTAAATTTAGCTAATTGGCTTACGCGGTTTAGCTGTAATGCCTATTTCATCGAAAGGCAGAGATCAAGAAGTgcatcttcttctacaATCTTAGAGAATATTCTCAAAGTAATGATATTGGAGTACGTGCTTTATTCTAACTTACAAAATAGAATTGTTAGTGAATCGTTACCTATCCATCTTTTTCCATCGCTTCCGAAGCGTATGGTTGATTTTACATGTTCAGGCATCCCAATTGAAGAGCTAATCAAGGCTCATTCAATCcagaaaagagaaaagtCTAAGTCAAAACTAAATCCTACGTCTAATGTCCTATCTAAGAAGGTACGAATAGCATTGTGTAGATCGCTAATATATGATCAAATATCTGGCAAAGAGAgacaatttttcaagttcgATTTGGATCctgatttcaaagagattttGGATGGTTACGAAGGTGATAAATCATCAGTCAATTTCTATGAAATCTCAAAGGGTTCTGCGATGGATCTTGACTTTCGACAAAGGAACAAAAACGATGATCTATGTGATTCGTTATTGCATGGTTTTGTATGGTTGGAATGGCTTGCCAATTACAACacattgttgaaatttgTAGATAAACATGCAAATTATACTACCGCTAGCCAAGATCAATTCCAACAATTAATCAAGGATTTCGTTACATCCCATGATTCTTTCATGTCAAATGtaataaaatcaatttga